The proteins below come from a single Triticum aestivum cultivar Chinese Spring chromosome 5D, IWGSC CS RefSeq v2.1, whole genome shotgun sequence genomic window:
- the LOC123121788 gene encoding uncharacterized protein, whose product MEQGRSEAAVAGGDLQKTGAETVAAAVQTLVGGAGAGGVASPRAGSVAAAADVEEKKVAVADFAVPELGMTASSGPSHGPAEAGGEHVDLQNEEAAGNKRKLDIAGFNDSSDSDDDEEYNSGDEVEEWNHESFIEHEANKIREKGKAAYYEWGKFRCPYCTTKPIPKDGLYEHLMSHARGLKTSGSDVKIRAEHAALLKAMGPI is encoded by the exons ATGGAGCAAGGCCGTAGTGAAGCCGCCGTCGCGGGCGGAGATCTGCAGAAGACGGGCGCGGAGACCGTGGCAGCTGCCGTGCAGACCCTCGTCGGCGGTGCGGGTGCAGGAGGTGTTGCATCCCCACGCGCTGGATCGGTCGCTGCGGCGgcggatgtggaggagaagaaggtggCCGTGGCGGACTTCGCCGTGCCAGAGCTTGGCATGACGGCGTCGAGCGGCCCGTCTCATGGACctgcggaggccggcggcgagcaCGTGGACCTGCAG AATGAGGAAGCTGCTGGCAACAAGAGGAAGCTGGACATCGCTGGGTTCAACGACTCGTCTGATTCTGACGATGACGAGGAG TACAACTCTGGAGATGAGGTGGAAGAGTGGAACCACGAGTCCTTCATTGAGCATGAAGCCAACAAGATCAGGGAGAAGGGGAAGGCGGCGTACTACGAGTGGGGCAAGTTCAGGTGCCCATACTGCACCACTAAGCCAATTCCCAAGGATGGGCTGTATGAGCACCTTATGTCGCATGCACGCGGTTTAAAGACGAGTGGGAGCGACGTGAAGATCAGGGCAGAGCATGCAGCCCTCCTGAAGGCTATGGGTCCCATCTAG